A segment of the Helicobacter sp. 'house sparrow 1' genome:
TAAGAGCAATGCCAATATAAGAAAGGAGTAAAAATTTAATACTCTTTAGATTCATTTCCCTGTCTCACCTCTTTAGTATTCCTAAAATTATCAAAAGAAGTTTGCAATCATAGCAAAAAATATTTTACGAGATATCTTGGAATATAATTTGCTTCTTTGGAGTGTAGTAGAATTTATATTGATTAAGGGTTTATATGCAAAATGGTTATTATAATGCCGTTGGAGGTATGGTAACGCAGTTTAATCGTTTGGATATGATTTCAAATAATTTAGCAAATCTAAACACAAATGCCTTTAAGCGTGATGATGTCATTATTGGTGATTACTTACGGTTATATGAGAGTTATCAGCACCAGCTACCATTAAAAAATCATACAAAAGAATCCGCAAAATTTGTAAATAGAGCATTGGATAGGGTTCCAATTATTTCACAATCTTATAGTGATAGAAGTTTGGGGGCAATGATGGAAACACAAAATCCTCTGGATTTTGCCCTTAATAAGGAGAACTTATTTTTTGCTGTAAAAACTCCACAGGGGGTTTTTTATACCAGAGATGGATCTTTTGTGGTTGGGGATGATGGATTTCTTAGCACAAAAGAAGGATATCGTGTTTTAGGTCGTGTAGGATTAGATGGTGAAGAGGGAATCTTGTTGCCAGCGGATTCTCAAGTAGAAGTAGATCATAATGGTAATATCTATGTAAGAAATTTAGATAATGAAGCCATAGGTGCTAGTGAGGCTATTAATGCAATTGCAATTGTCGGGTTTGTAAATCCTAAATATCTGAAAAAAGAAGGAAAAAATCTCTATAGCTATCCCCAAGAGAAAATACAAGAACGCTTAAATCTACCAAATACCCAAGCTGTAAAACAAAGCTTCTTAGAAAAAAGCAATGTAAATGCAGTAATAGAAATGACAAATCTTATTGAAACCAACCGCCTTGTGGATATGTATTCTAAGGTTTTAAAAACCCATATGGATGATCTCAATACAGATGCTATCAATAAACTAGCAACTAGGGCTTAAGAAGGATTATATCCTAGAGTATGGATGTAATCTTGAATTTTTTGAGTGACTTGCGGTTTGATATTTAATTTAAGTTCTAAGATACTAAGTGGAAGATTAAAATCTTGCATCTTTACCATATCTTTTTGAGTTACAAGCAAGGAAGTAGCATCATACTCTTTAAGTTTTTTTTCTAGGAGATTCTTATCAAAGTTGCTGTGATCAGGTAGGGTGATTTTTCCAACTATTTTGGGTAAGAATTGATCTAATCTTGAGGGATTAGCAATCGCAGTCACTAACAACATTCTTGGCGTAGGTTGCAAGATTGTAACCTCTCTTGTATACTCTTCTCCCTCACATACTAAAATATCAGCTTTTTGATAGAGCTTTGGATTTTCTCTATAAATACCACTTGGGATACAAAAATTAAAATAAGGTTGTAGTTTTGGTTTTAAAATAATATTAAGTTTTTTATAATGGAATCTAAAGCCATCATCAAGGAAAACCACTTTGCAACCTATCTCCTTAGCTTTTTTAATAGCTAAATCTCTTTTTTTACAAACAATAACACTTGCATTTTTTAGCCTTAATGCAATGAGATAGGCTTCATCACCAGCATCTTCTTGAGAAACTAGAATATTACCTCTCAAGCTTACAATTACAAGCCCTTTTGATTTTCTCTTATAACCCCTTAAAATAATGGCTACATCTTTATAATCCTTTGCACTTTCTATAATAAAAGGTGTTTTGCCACTTCCTCCAGCTACTAAATTTCCAACACTAATAATTGGAATGCCAAAATCTCTAAAAATACTTAGTTTTCTTCGTAATGTTGAGGCTATAAGATATAAAAGACTAAGAGGCAGAAGCAAGATAGCTAGTATCTTTTGAAAAAAGCTAGGTTTATAAAAGAAACGATCAATGAAACGCATTTTTATCTTTCAAAGAAAACAGGAGGTTTTTGTTTGAAGATATTTTTTTGGATTCTATGAATAATATCCTCTACCATCTTAGAATCAAAACCCTGGTCTATCAGATCTTTATAGTTATTATTTAATAGATTATCAAGAGAGTGATATTTACAATAAATTGCATCAAGTAAGGGGTCTAGTGTTTCATAGTTATACCCAATTTCTTTTTCATCACTTTGACCTGGATAGAGATCTGCACTTGGTGCCTTATTTAA
Coding sequences within it:
- a CDS encoding tetraacyldisaccharide 4'-kinase, whose amino-acid sequence is MRFIDRFFYKPSFFQKILAILLLPLSLLYLIASTLRRKLSIFRDFGIPIISVGNLVAGGSGKTPFIIESAKDYKDVAIILRGYKRKSKGLVIVSLRGNILVSQEDAGDEAYLIALRLKNASVIVCKKRDLAIKKAKEIGCKVVFLDDGFRFHYKKLNIILKPKLQPYFNFCIPSGIYRENPKLYQKADILVCEGEEYTREVTILQPTPRMLLVTAIANPSRLDQFLPKIVGKITLPDHSNFDKNLLEKKLKEYDATSLLVTQKDMVKMQDFNLPLSILELKLNIKPQVTQKIQDYIHTLGYNPS
- a CDS encoding flagellar hook-basal body protein, with product MQNGYYNAVGGMVTQFNRLDMISNNLANLNTNAFKRDDVIIGDYLRLYESYQHQLPLKNHTKESAKFVNRALDRVPIISQSYSDRSLGAMMETQNPLDFALNKENLFFAVKTPQGVFYTRDGSFVVGDDGFLSTKEGYRVLGRVGLDGEEGILLPADSQVEVDHNGNIYVRNLDNEAIGASEAINAIAIVGFVNPKYLKKEGKNLYSYPQEKIQERLNLPNTQAVKQSFLEKSNVNAVIEMTNLIETNRLVDMYSKVLKTHMDDLNTDAINKLATRA